TGCCCGCGGCGGCGACGGCCAGGTAACGCCAGTCGCTGAAGGTGGCCGGCGGCAGGTAGTCGATGAGGACGTCGCGGATGATGCCGCCACCGAGTGCGGTGATCATGCCGAGGGTGACGATCCCGACAATGTCCAGCCGGGCGACCCGTACCGCGGTCAGGGCCCCGTTGAGCGCGAACGCGAACGTTCCCGCCAGGTCCAGGGCCAGCAGCAGCGGATTCTCGGTGGTCACCGAAGAGTTCTACACCGGCCCGGGGGTGCCTCACGCGCGCTCGGTCGCCGCGTACGGTGAGCACCCGCCAATGCTGGGAGTCTGCCCTCGCCGGGAAGACCGTCAGGACGACTTCCGTTTGGCAGGGTCGGACCAGTACCACGACTCGGGGTCGTAGACCGCGGGCAGTGGGTGGGCCCAGGTGAAGGGTCCGCCGCCCTGCGCGAGCTCGGTTCGCAAGGGCACGTTGGCCAGGTCGGCGTTCTGGTAGACGATGATCGGATAGTTGGCGACCGTGCCCTGGTAGAAGAGCCCGTCGCTCAGGTGGATCTTGATCATCTCCCACACGGCCCGGTACCGCTTCATCGTGTCCGGCTCGGTCCGCGCCGTGGCGAACAACTTCCACAGCCGGTCGATCGGTCCGCCGGATTCGGGTTTCACCCGTGGCGGGGTGCGTTTCCACGGATCGAGGTCGGCCTGCTTGCGTTCCTGCGGAGTGCCCTGGAGCTGCCACCACTGCCCGTGCAGGGGCGCCCAACGACTCGTCTCGATGGGGACGAACCACCAGGGTCCGGTGAGGTGGTCGGGGCCGTCGCCGACGTCCCACGCCGACTGGCTCATCAGCTTCCCCGTGGCCCACTGGTCCTGGAAACTGGTGGGCGGCACCGGGTTGAGGGCGACGTGGATGCCGATCTTCTCCCAGTCCCGCTTGAGCAGGTTGTTCTTGCGCTGATGTTCTTCGGAGGCGCCCGCGGGGAAGTCGATGCTCAGCTTCAGCGGCCGGCCGTCGGGGCGTTCCCGCCAGCCGTCGCCGTCGGCGTCCACGACCCCGAGTTCGTCGAGGAGCTTCTTGGCCTTGGCCGGGTCATGAGCGACGTAGCTGTCCCGCCAACGCTCGTAGAAGCTCTGCCCCTCCTTGTTCACCTGGTACTCGATCGCCATCGGACTGTAGGTGCCGGTGGTCTTCTCGCCGGTGTTGAAATAGATCGACTTCTGCGCCTCGGCACGATCGAAGGCATGCGACAACGCCTGTCGAAACCTGGGCTCCCGGATCAGCTTGCGGACCTGCGGATCCTGGTAGTCGTAGTTGAGGAAGAACACCGAACCCGACGCCGAACCGCTGTCCCAGAAATGAAGTTTGGTGCCGCTTCTGGACTGTGCCTGCTTCAGCCCGGCGGCGTCTCCCATCGTCAGGCCCAGGAAGTACCCGTAGGTGAAGTCGCACTCGCCCTGCTGCAACTTCAGCTTCGCAACCTGAGGATCCTGTACGGCGGTCATCGTCAGCGTGTCCACGTAGGGGAGCTGGTTGCCCGCCCGGTCCACACACCAGTAGTAGGGGTTGCGTTCCCACCGCACCGCCTGACCCTCGTCGTAGGTGCGGACCCTCCACCCGGTCAGCGTGGGGCAGTCGGGGTTGGTCAGGAAGTTCGACTTCTGGTCGTGCGCGGTCGGCCACGTCTGGCCTTTGATGCTCTTGTTGTACGCCGGATGCCAGCGCTTGAGGTAGTGCTTGGGCAGGAACCAGTCCACGCCCTGCTCGGGCGCGTTGACCAGGTTGGCGAGGTAGAGCGGCAGCAGCGGAGTCGGCGCGTCGAAGCGGAGTACGAGCGTCAGGTCGTCCGGTGCCGTGAGGCTCATGGGTGTCCCGTTCCCCGACCGCGCGGAGTCCGGGACCATGGACGGATGGTCCTTGTTCTGCACGAGGTCGTGCCACCAGTACACCGCGTCGGCGCTGGTGACCGGCTGACCGTCGGACCACCGCAGGCCCTCGCGCACGTGCAGCGTCCACTCCGAGGCGTCGTCGTTGGACGACCAGCTCTCCACCAGGCCCGGCGCGATGTCCAGGCCGTCGTTGAGCCATCGAAGCGGCGAACGTCCGTACATGTACTCGAAGCTGGACCCGTCGGTGGTGGCGGTCGTGATCAGCCGCATGTTCCCACCGTAGGAACCGGTCTGGGTCCACCGGTGCGGAAT
This Actinopolymorpha cephalotaxi DNA region includes the following protein-coding sequences:
- a CDS encoding ABC transporter substrate-binding protein; amino-acid sequence: MSARSTGPARRRFLYGCAVLAGSVSLGACSTTDRGEAGAPSPTPKRVAKGSVRKPLSPPKQLHEAPSLREKMRAGQLPPVAQRLPKHPYVIPHRWTQTGSYGGNMRLITTATTDGSSFEYMYGRSPLRWLNDGLDIAPGLVESWSSNDDASEWTLHVREGLRWSDGQPVTSADAVYWWHDLVQNKDHPSMVPDSARSGNGTPMSLTAPDDLTLVLRFDAPTPLLPLYLANLVNAPEQGVDWFLPKHYLKRWHPAYNKSIKGQTWPTAHDQKSNFLTNPDCPTLTGWRVRTYDEGQAVRWERNPYYWCVDRAGNQLPYVDTLTMTAVQDPQVAKLKLQQGECDFTYGYFLGLTMGDAAGLKQAQSRSGTKLHFWDSGSASGSVFFLNYDYQDPQVRKLIREPRFRQALSHAFDRAEAQKSIYFNTGEKTTGTYSPMAIEYQVNKEGQSFYERWRDSYVAHDPAKAKKLLDELGVVDADGDGWRERPDGRPLKLSIDFPAGASEEHQRKNNLLKRDWEKIGIHVALNPVPPTSFQDQWATGKLMSQSAWDVGDGPDHLTGPWWFVPIETSRWAPLHGQWWQLQGTPQERKQADLDPWKRTPPRVKPESGGPIDRLWKLFATARTEPDTMKRYRAVWEMIKIHLSDGLFYQGTVANYPIIVYQNADLANVPLRTELAQGGGPFTWAHPLPAVYDPESWYWSDPAKRKSS